A single genomic interval of Sceloporus undulatus isolate JIND9_A2432 ecotype Alabama chromosome 2, SceUnd_v1.1, whole genome shotgun sequence harbors:
- the LOC121923982 gene encoding zinc finger protein RFP-like, giving the protein MSLGGMSAEQQLQQRLLRSRLRASSQLLSLSPAPAPPPLLLPPLSSPLSPPSPPDSPPPGTTPAEIPAGPRYPSETWCSLCRVYCPDPVCLPCGHNFCTGCIGQRLAEPKLSISCLECGATARKRNLRPIKPPPLLASLAGERSKRPRLEPSPAPAPPPPPAPTPVCAAPSPPVTTAAPSPPAPAAPPTPPPTATATAPSPTGPGPATPPLSAAAASRRAPLTPTGAGGGAGEGDGGGRRCEKHQAPLQFFCEEDQSPICAHCDRSQEHRAHTIFHVERAARDYRERVQAQLEILKQEKNTLWSQKLTGEKKIQEYMEKVKTERKEIVSEFEHLHQFLKDQEQRLLTQLEEIDKEIERQKDEMVTKLSEELSRLGDVITEMEAKCKQPASEFLQDIKKNMNRCAAGQFQLFEETPKLEGRLDDISRKGEALKETLRRFQDNIISAVEKGEIARALNDTADATLNSDVMSILQLDQRNARCEESQRRLPALQYVPDMPETVDSRALVLGCDGFTSGRYFWELEVGDGEFWALGVTRDPSKKKGVANFSPEEGIWAVGLWKGQHWALTSPVTPLSLSKHPRRIRVSLDYVGECVTFTDADTEDPIFTFPPASFNGTRTHPLLWVVGFPAQAVFLRRMGVKYPTAVHEMDVLSP; this is encoded by the exons ATGAGTCTGGGCGGGATGTCGGcggagcagcagctgcagcagaggCTGCTACGGAGCCGCCTTCGGGCCTCGTCGCAGCTCCTGTCGCTGTCTCCGGCTCCCGCTCCGCCTccgctgctgctgcctcctctgtCCTCCCCGCTGTCGCCCCCGTCCCCCCCGGACTCCCCTCCTCCGGGCACCACTCCGGCCGAGATCCCCGCGGGGCCCCGCTACCCGAGCGAGACGTGGTGCTCCCTCTGCCGCGTCTACTGCCCGGACCCCGTCTGCCTCCCCTGCGGACACAACTTCTGCACCGGCTGCATCGGGCAGCGCCTCGCGGAGCCCAAGCTCAGCATCTCCTGCCTGGAGTGCGGAGCCACCGCCAGGAAGAGGAACCTGCGGCCCATCAAGCCCCCGCCGCTCCTGGCCAGCCTCGCGGGCGAGAGGAGCAAGAGGCCGCGCCTGGAGCCCAGCCCCGCGCCAGCCCCGCCGCCGCCCCCGGCCCCGACCCCGGTCTGCGCCGCCCCTTCGCCGCCAGTCACCACCGCCGCCCCTTCGCCGCCGGCCCCCGCGGCGCCCCCCACCCCTCCGCCCACAGCGACAGCGACAGCGCCGTCCCCCACCGGCCCCGGCCCCGCCACCCCCCCTCTGAGCGCGGCGGCGGCCTCGCGGAGAGCCCCTCTGACCCCCaccggagcaggaggaggagcggGAGAAGGGGACGGCGGAGGGCGGCGGTGCGAGAAGCACCAGGCCCCGCTCCAGTTCTTCTGCGAGGAGGACCAGAGCCCCATCTGCGCCCACTGCGACCGGTCCCAGGAGCACCGCGCCCACACCATCTTCCACGTGGAGAGGGCGGCCCGGGACTACAGG GAGCGGGTTCAGGCACAACTAGAGATTCTGAAGCAAGAGAAGAACACGCTATGGAGCCAGAAGCTGACAGGAGAGAAGAAAATCCAGGAATACATG GAAAAGGtcaagacagagagaaaggagatTGTGTCTGAGTTTGAACACCTGCACCAGTTTTTGAAAGATCAGGAACAGCGCCTGCTGACCCAACTAGAAGAAATAGATAAAGAGATAGAAAGGCAGAAAGATGAAATGGTGACCAAACTCTCAGAAGAGCTGTCCCGTCTTGGTGATGTGATCACTGAGATGGAGGCAAAATGTAAACAGCCGGCAAGTGAATTTTTGCAG gatattaaaaaaaacatgaacag ATGTGCAGCAGGGCAGTTTCAGCTCTTTGAAGAAACTCCTAAGCTTGAAGGGAGATTGGATGACATTTCTCGGAAGGGGGAAGCTCTGAAGGAAACATTAAGGAGATTCCAAG ATAATATTATAAGTGCTGTGGAAAAAGGAGAGATTGCAAGAGCACTGAATGATACAG CAGATGCAACTCTCAATTCAGATGTAATGAGTATCCTGCAATTGGACCAAAGAAATGCTAGGTGTGAAGAATCCCAGCGCAGATTGCCTGCTTTGCAGTATGTCCCTGACATGCCAGAAACTGTGGATTCCAGAGCTTTGGTTCTGGGCTGTGATGGCTTCACTTCTGGGAGATACTTTTGGGAACTGGAAGTGGGAGATGGAGAATTCTGGGCATTGGGGGTCACCCGAGATCCTTCCAAGAAGAAGGGGGTGGCAAACTTCAGCCCAGAAGAGGGGATCTGGGCTGTGGGGCTGTGGAAGGGGCAGCACTGGGCTCTCACTTCCCCTGTGACTCCTTTATCTCTTAGCAAGCACCCAAGGAGGATTCGAGTGTCCCTGGACTATGTAGGGGAGTGTGTGACCTTTACTGATGCAGATACAGAAGACCCCATCTTCACTTTCCCACCGGCTTCTTTTAACGGGACACGTACCCACCCATTGCTGTGGGTAGTAGGGTTCCCTGCTCAGGCAGTGTTTCTGAGGCGTATGGGGGTGAAATACCCAACTGCAGTCCATGAAATGGATGTCCTTAGCCCATGA